Below is a genomic region from Thalassophryne amazonica chromosome 3, fThaAma1.1, whole genome shotgun sequence.
ttcattgtttgttcgtcttcagttttgaaattttatgacttggttgattattttacaatacagatcatgtataaagttaaaaatgtactcttgcctcaacatgtccaggagctgtttaaaatgagagagtccagttataatttgcggaATTTTGTGGAACTTTGGTATTTGATAGAAGGAAGTTTCGAACCACTGTCAAAGTTCATTGTGTTTCGGTAAAGGGTGTTAAAGTTTGGAATGATTGTTTAGATTCTATTAAGGTATCCAGTACATtagcttgttttaaaagactttataaaaacaatttatTAACTTGTCATAGTTTGAGTAAATTGCCTGTGTGCCTACTTTTTGTTCGTTTGTCCGTTGCATTACTTTGTTTGTTTCACTGCATTACATTACTGACTGGCATTTGTTTTTcgtgtgtattttttgtttgttcataGAAACTGATGTACGGGGCGGGCGTTTATAAGCctctgcttctgcccacacccctttcagccgcactaaattggtaattgtttatgagttttgttctatatgttttttttattttgttttcttttgatttattttgtaaatgagagattttgtttgtgcgtgcgtgccgaataaaccattcattcattcataaatagGTGTGCCTGGTAAACATCACATTCACAGATAACCAACAAACtggggacatttttttaatgtcagtATTCAGTCAGATCCATAAGAAATGGAACAGTGacaccatttttgtaattttgcttctgtacaccatcacagtgaagttgaaatgaaacaagatgtgcCTGTGGTTCAAAAAAACATAACATTAAGCACTTAGGAATTCAAGTCATTTGTATACACTGTCAATCCATTTTCAGAgacaaaagtaattggacaaactaaatataagaattATGGATAACACAAATAATCACTTTAATCAGTTTTTTTAGACTAGTCAGGGgacagatacatgaacatttcacaaCATTTGATGAAATGATCATATTACTTGGAAAATATATTATAATTTTCCAGTATTAAAAATCTGTAAATACGTTTATTAAATAGTTGAATAATTCACTTTTTTATTGTTCAGCTGGATCAGAGTAGCTGCAGAAGGCCAAGGGGGCTCCCACAAGTCTCTTTGATGCagcactttgattgtggttcattttgagaggtgaggatggaccggttgtctgccctgGATGGCAATTTCCTAGGTCTGACTGGGATTACATTGTGTAGTGATGCATGGCATCAGCGAATGCTACTACACCTAACCTGATATTTATTCTTGCCCTCAGACTGCAAATGATCACAATTATGTTAGgcattattttggatgcttacattattttactttgcacacagaaacaaagttATTTCACAAACATGAAAACTATCAGGGTCAAAATGATCAGCCCCCCTGATGTTAATAGTCAATAGTGTGTCCTATTTGCtggataacagcttgcagtcatttgttgtagccagtggtgggcacagttccgctaatccaatagcagataattatcgcagctaatgtttttgctatcagattatcttttcagataagttttaaagccatcatcggaccaattatcttcgataaatttagttccggtaACTTTCATTCCAATAacattgctggtaaagtgagcaaagtttaacagtcaaaaatgtttgtaaaccctaaaatcaaacattttagtccgtctgttgtgtgtttgtagcagactggctgcctgtcacttgctgatgacatcatcattaagcacaaaacgtgattggccggctgacgcagggagcattgtgggttgtgtagttcaggttcactttggacgtaacGGagtcgtccactcgacacaaaaacaaaacagattaattttaacattatttatttctttgtggctgtaatttaatcgccaagactcggtgggggagaggaactctcatggcgcagctgtgtgtacagagggacttttcttcacatttagacactgtgttggattttttttttaaatggacgcTTTATGTGGGTTATTtagtcagatgaatcccactgaaaataacaggtaagaatttatctttactacgtgtcttttactctgccagtcaatgcattaatggatgtattttggttgtttaagctgcagggttcaaagcatgtgaaaaaagcagcagctttttagctcgtaaatgacagtgtatctaatactgagataaactgtgacttctaatactatgttttactgcttttgaaagatgatgagtgtttggggttttttttttattcatttattttttgtgcattcttgtgttgtgatccttgaatttacccagcggcCCCTGCaccacttaaagtgaaactggtttatcagaagtcgacagtgtaatctgatgtggctgcgtccgaatcagtactaaaagttatcagttatctgtaataaagataaaagttttttagcagtttatcgtcataaaagttaacttttcagttatctgattaatggttatcgaagctaactttttggttagctgtgcccaccactgattgtagCTTTCAGTaagtctcagacatgtctcctgaggaatACCAGCCAGTTGGCAAGTCGCTCAACCTCCTgcagatttgatggtcttctggcatggaccttggtcttcagttcTCCCCAGTGGGATTGAAGTGGGATTCAGTGGGATTGAAATCAGGGCTTTGTGCAGTAAcgttcactttggtcttctggtGGTACTTCTTCACCAGGAGTGATGCATGTTTTGGGTCGTCATGTTTCACATAACCTCACAGTTTTCCatggtgtctgtctgtgtgttgttCCCGCCAGCTGTGCACCAAATGTTGATGTGTAAAGAAGAAACTTCCCCTCAGCAGCAGGAGTGGAGCACCAGTCTGGACCAAGAGGAGCCAGATCCACCTCACATTAAGCAGGAAGAGGATGGACTGCCCACTCATCATGAAGAAAAAACACTTCAGAGGCCGCTGGAGGTTCATAGCACTAATGTCCCCGTAATTGTTGTGCACATAAATAGTAAAAATTATGAAAATCAAcctcagtcctcacatgatcatCAAAACCAAGTTGATGACGAGCGATGGCAATTGCCAGCATGCAGCAGCTCCAATGAACTGATAAAAGGAAGAGAAGCTGAAGAGGACCTTAGAGAATCAGAACCAGACTGTAATTTAGATCCGGATGGTCATTTgcaaccagatactgaaaacaagATTTCCATTTCTTCTAAAACTGAGACCGACAATAGTGATGGCAATTGGAAGGAGGCCATGGGCCAGAACCTATGTTTCACATCTCTGAAAAATCTTGAAATTCCTTTAAGTGACGTGATGTATAATGCTGAAGAGAAACATTTTAGctgcctggactgcggtaaaacaTTTGACCGCAAGGACAGTCTGACGAGACACATGAGAagtcacacaggagagaaaccatacaGCTGTTTGGTTTGTGGCGAGAGATACACTCAGTGGTCACACTTAAATTACCATGTTAGAGTTCACACCGGAGAAAAGCCTTTCAGGTGTTCAGTCTGTGAGAAAGCTTTTCAAGTCGTCAGTGCTTACAGACGCACATGAGAATCCACATGGGCGAGAAGCCGTTTACTTGCTCAATTTGCTACAAAACGTTTACACAAAAAACTAACCTTACACAGCACATTAGAATCCATACAGG
It encodes:
- the LOC117507817 gene encoding zinc finger protein 180-like, whose amino-acid sequence is MSKVQMLRTLVKQRLNAAAEEIFGLYERTIAEYEEELCRSKEENDRQRKLLETVFKPEAHKQSAAVHQMLMCKEETSPQQQEWSTSLDQEEPDPPHIKQEEDGLPTHHEEKTLQRPLEVHSTNVPVIVVHINSKNYENQPQSSHDHQNQVDDERWQLPACSSSNELIKGREAEEDLRESEPDCNLDPDGHLQPDTENKISISSKTETDNSDGNWKEAMGQNLCFTSLKNLEIPLSDVMYNAEEKHFSCLDCGKTFDRKDSLTRHMRSHTGEKPYSCLVCGERYTQWSHLNYHVRVHTGEKPFRCSVCEKAFQVVSAYRRT